The following proteins are encoded in a genomic region of Alistipes shahii WAL 8301:
- a CDS encoding calcineurin-like phosphoesterase C-terminal domain-containing protein gives MKRLILTLLSTAAAVTLAAQPDSLDYRGDYYFSKRSQQESLPVRPHHTVMLGNSLTERGAWAEYFPEAHVINRGIGGDCVAGMAARLDSIVAGRPRAIFLMAGVNDLIFSTIAPEALLRQYERLLDRIAAESPATQVFIQSPLPLDEARNEPYFTGKNARIEAFDRLLRRMAARRGLKFIDIRSRMLRDGKLPAEYTVDGIHLTPAGYAVWVEALRPYVTSAGARIGTVTCAGRGLAGVVVSDGDNCAATDSAGRFVLPANDRARFVFVSTPAGYASPSEEGVVRHYLPAKSDGSSHDFRLRRKPSGETRHGFVVVADPQLFARKEFRLLERAAEDIRQTAAAAERSGRPMHGICAGDITSGDHTFYTSYNEVMSATGIEFRNAMGNHDMKLWGRSHETSAAAFEAMYGPAYYSYNVGEVHYAVLNDNYYIGRDWYYIGYLEERQLAWLERDLSFVPAGTTVVVALHIPTAFAGKDEKPFDYAQAERSLCNHRALHRLLEPYDAHIVSGHMHTTTNCPVRAGLYEHNVAALSGAWWQGAICTDGTPAGYAVFEVDGGEVSWYYKSVGHPRSFQLKIYDSKDDEAFAGRIVANVWNCDPAWTVEMRADGGRPVWMERTTAVDPQARRLYADASKLDHKWITVTQSDHYYAAPLPAGTRRVEVTARDRFGNTYRAEKRINR, from the coding sequence ATGAAACGACTGATTCTGACCCTTCTGTCGACCGCCGCGGCGGTCACGCTCGCTGCTCAGCCCGACTCGCTCGACTACCGCGGCGACTACTACTTCTCGAAACGCAGTCAGCAGGAGTCTCTCCCCGTGCGGCCGCACCACACGGTGATGCTCGGCAACAGCCTCACCGAGCGGGGCGCCTGGGCCGAATACTTCCCCGAAGCGCACGTGATTAACCGCGGCATAGGCGGGGACTGCGTTGCCGGCATGGCCGCGCGGCTGGACAGCATCGTGGCGGGACGGCCGCGGGCGATATTCCTCATGGCGGGCGTCAACGACCTGATATTCTCGACCATCGCGCCCGAGGCGCTGCTCCGGCAGTATGAACGTCTGCTGGACCGCATCGCCGCCGAATCGCCTGCGACGCAGGTCTTTATCCAAAGTCCGCTGCCCCTCGACGAGGCGCGCAACGAACCATATTTCACGGGTAAGAACGCCCGCATCGAGGCTTTCGACCGCCTGCTGCGGCGGATGGCCGCCCGGCGCGGACTGAAATTCATCGACATCCGCAGCCGCATGCTCCGCGACGGAAAACTCCCCGCGGAGTATACCGTGGACGGCATCCACCTCACACCGGCGGGCTACGCCGTCTGGGTCGAGGCACTGCGCCCTTACGTCACGTCGGCCGGGGCGCGTATCGGCACGGTGACCTGCGCGGGCCGAGGTCTGGCGGGGGTTGTGGTGAGCGACGGCGACAACTGCGCCGCCACCGACTCGGCGGGCCGCTTCGTGCTTCCGGCGAACGACCGGGCGCGCTTCGTCTTCGTCTCGACCCCCGCGGGCTATGCGTCGCCCTCGGAGGAGGGGGTCGTGCGCCATTACCTTCCGGCGAAGTCCGACGGCAGTTCCCACGACTTCCGTCTCCGGCGCAAACCATCCGGCGAAACCCGCCACGGCTTCGTCGTCGTCGCCGATCCGCAGCTCTTCGCCCGCAAGGAGTTCCGCCTGCTGGAGCGTGCGGCGGAGGACATCCGCCAAACCGCTGCCGCCGCCGAGCGCTCCGGACGCCCGATGCACGGCATCTGCGCGGGCGACATCACCTCGGGCGACCACACGTTCTACACCTCCTACAACGAGGTTATGTCGGCGACGGGAATCGAGTTCCGCAACGCGATGGGCAACCACGACATGAAGCTCTGGGGCCGCTCGCACGAAACGTCGGCCGCGGCGTTCGAAGCAATGTACGGCCCCGCGTACTACTCCTACAACGTGGGTGAGGTACACTACGCGGTGCTGAACGACAACTACTACATCGGCCGCGACTGGTACTACATCGGCTATCTCGAGGAGCGGCAGCTGGCGTGGCTCGAACGGGACCTGTCGTTCGTTCCCGCGGGAACGACGGTGGTCGTGGCGCTCCATATCCCGACCGCGTTCGCCGGAAAGGACGAAAAACCCTTCGACTATGCGCAGGCCGAGCGGTCGCTCTGCAACCACCGGGCCCTGCACCGGCTGCTGGAGCCCTATGACGCGCACATCGTCTCGGGTCACATGCACACGACGACGAACTGCCCCGTCCGCGCGGGGCTCTACGAACACAACGTCGCGGCCCTGAGCGGGGCGTGGTGGCAGGGCGCGATCTGCACCGATGGCACGCCGGCCGGCTACGCCGTCTTCGAGGTCGACGGCGGCGAGGTGTCGTGGTACTACAAATCCGTCGGGCATCCGCGCTCCTTCCAGCTGAAAATCTACGATTCCAAGGACGACGAAGCCTTCGCCGGACGCATCGTGGCCAACGTCTGGAACTGCGACCCCGCCTGGACGGTCGAAATGCGCGCCGACGGCGGCCGCCCCGTGTGGATGGAACGCACCACGGCGGTCGATCCCCAGGCCCGGAGGCTCTACGCCGATGCGTCGAAACTCGACCACAAATGGATCACGGTCACACAGTCGGATCACTACTACGCGGCGCCGCTGCCCGCCGGAACGCGGCGCGTCGAGGTCACGGCCCGCGACCGCTTCGGAAACACGTACCGCGCTGAAAAAAGAATAAACCGATGA
- a CDS encoding SGNH/GDSL hydrolase family protein, translating into MKKLIFALLLFACGAASGRGSGPVFTPADSPEIRFTGRAAKGPGGALSFDWSGSHFTFRFEGTRCAMRAADTGRNYYNVFVDGRHTGVAATSGADSTVVLAEGLERGPHTILVQKRTEGEQGRTTLRGVETDGALLPLPAPRTRHIEFIGDSHTCGYGTEGKSVEEPFTPETENCDLAWGCVIARYFDAEYTLIAHSGQGIVRNWGDEKEVSDCTMRERMLCTFDMDPASRWDFRGCTPDIVVIKLGSNDFSTDVTPSEQAFNASYAQALDQLRAAYGEVPVLCVAPSDNTVILRYLENFLRERQDAHLHLTAMLPGITDWDRDMGANYHPNHRGHRKMAMAVIPYIATITGWEMPDRNVE; encoded by the coding sequence ATGAAAAAACTGATTTTCGCCCTGCTGCTCTTCGCCTGCGGGGCCGCTTCGGGCCGCGGCAGCGGCCCGGTGTTCACCCCCGCCGACTCGCCCGAAATCCGCTTCACGGGCCGCGCCGCAAAGGGCCCCGGGGGAGCGTTGTCGTTCGACTGGAGCGGCAGCCACTTCACGTTCCGATTCGAGGGCACGCGCTGCGCCATGCGGGCCGCGGACACGGGCCGCAACTACTACAACGTATTCGTCGACGGCCGGCACACCGGCGTCGCCGCCACCTCCGGGGCCGATTCGACCGTCGTGCTGGCCGAGGGGCTCGAACGCGGGCCGCATACCATACTGGTACAGAAACGCACCGAGGGCGAACAGGGCCGCACGACGCTCCGCGGCGTCGAAACCGACGGGGCACTGCTTCCGCTTCCCGCACCCCGCACACGCCACATCGAATTCATCGGCGACTCGCACACCTGCGGCTACGGCACCGAGGGCAAATCGGTCGAGGAGCCCTTTACGCCCGAGACCGAGAACTGCGATCTGGCGTGGGGATGCGTCATCGCCCGCTATTTCGACGCCGAATACACCCTCATCGCCCACTCGGGACAGGGCATCGTCCGCAACTGGGGCGACGAAAAGGAGGTCTCCGACTGCACCATGCGCGAACGCATGCTGTGCACCTTCGACATGGACCCGGCGTCGCGCTGGGATTTCCGCGGCTGCACGCCCGACATCGTCGTCATCAAGCTCGGCTCGAACGACTTCAGCACCGACGTGACCCCTTCGGAGCAGGCCTTCAACGCCTCCTACGCGCAGGCGCTGGATCAGCTGCGCGCGGCCTACGGCGAGGTTCCCGTGCTGTGCGTGGCCCCGAGCGACAACACAGTGATCTTGCGCTATCTGGAGAATTTCCTCCGCGAGCGGCAGGACGCGCATCTCCACCTCACGGCCATGCTTCCCGGCATCACCGACTGGGACCGCGACATGGGCGCCAACTACCACCCCAACCACCGGGGACACCGCAAGATGGCCATGGCCGTCATTCCCTACATCGCCACGATCACGGGGTGGGAAATGCCCGACCGGAATGTCGAATAA
- a CDS encoding MFS transporter, with product MKPETVRRRSPLSWVPTVYFAMGLPFILVNMVSTLMFRGLGIDDARIALWTSLIILPWSLKPIWSPLMEMFRTKKFWVVSTQLISGLGLALTALTLPLPDFFPYAVALMGVIAFSGATHDIATDGVYITELSKDQQARFIGWQGAFYNIAKVFAMGGLVYLAGALKERVGIVEAWMIVMALCGALLFLLGIYHLRMLPSGGEATAHAGSVGEALRETGAIFRGFFRKRYIGIYIAFIVFYRFAEGLVIKIVPLFLNAPLDNQGLGLTEQQIGLYYGTFGVIAFVVGSILGGYFIAWLKLRRALFPLITIFNIPFVVYALLAWFQPASPLLICGGIVFEYFSYGFGFVGLTLFIMQQVAPGPHKMAHYAFGSSLANLGVMLPGMASGWLCDQVGYHRFFLWALMATIPIFLIAWRIPFAHPDTEEGAAQAVEKELTDE from the coding sequence ATGAAACCCGAAACCGTCCGGCGCCGCTCGCCGCTATCCTGGGTTCCGACCGTCTACTTCGCCATGGGACTGCCGTTCATCCTCGTGAACATGGTCTCCACGCTGATGTTCCGCGGTCTGGGCATCGACGATGCGCGCATCGCGCTGTGGACCTCGCTCATCATCCTGCCGTGGTCGCTCAAACCGATCTGGAGCCCCCTGATGGAGATGTTCCGCACCAAGAAATTCTGGGTCGTGTCGACCCAGCTCATCTCCGGACTGGGGCTGGCGCTGACGGCGCTGACGCTGCCCCTGCCCGACTTCTTTCCCTACGCCGTGGCGCTGATGGGCGTCATCGCCTTCAGCGGCGCCACGCACGACATCGCCACCGACGGGGTGTACATCACCGAACTCTCGAAGGACCAGCAGGCGCGGTTCATCGGCTGGCAGGGGGCGTTCTACAACATCGCCAAGGTGTTCGCCATGGGCGGGCTGGTCTATCTGGCCGGAGCGCTCAAAGAGCGGGTCGGGATCGTCGAGGCGTGGATGATCGTCATGGCGCTCTGCGGCGCGCTGCTCTTCCTGCTGGGAATCTACCACCTGCGGATGCTGCCTTCGGGCGGCGAAGCCACGGCCCATGCGGGGAGCGTCGGCGAGGCGCTGCGCGAGACGGGCGCCATCTTCCGCGGATTCTTCCGGAAAAGGTACATCGGCATCTACATCGCCTTCATCGTCTTCTACCGCTTCGCCGAGGGGCTGGTCATCAAGATCGTTCCGCTGTTTCTCAACGCCCCGCTCGACAATCAGGGTCTCGGCCTGACCGAACAGCAGATCGGCCTCTACTACGGCACGTTCGGCGTGATCGCATTCGTCGTGGGTTCGATCCTGGGCGGCTACTTCATCGCGTGGCTCAAACTGCGGCGGGCGCTGTTTCCGCTCATCACGATCTTCAACATCCCGTTCGTGGTCTACGCCCTGCTGGCCTGGTTCCAGCCCGCATCGCCCCTGCTGATCTGCGGCGGCATCGTCTTCGAATATTTCAGCTACGGATTCGGGTTCGTGGGCCTCACGCTCTTCATCATGCAGCAGGTGGCGCCCGGACCGCACAAAATGGCCCACTACGCCTTCGGTTCGTCGCTGGCCAATCTGGGCGTGATGCTGCCGGGCATGGCGAGCGGCTGGCTCTGCGACCAGGTCGGCTACCACCGCTTCTTCCTCTGGGCCCTCATGGCCACCATCCCCATATTCCTCATCGCATGGCGCATCCCCTTCGCCCATCCGGACACGGAGGAGGGAGCGGCCCAGGCCGTGGAAAAGGAACTGACCGACGAATAA
- a CDS encoding SGNH/GDSL hydrolase family protein, with translation MLKNLIITLAAALTAATAAAQAPADWANFGRFEKENAALAEHPKVVLMGNSITEGWIAKRPDFFAENGYASRAISGQTTSQMLVRFRADVVELHPQVAVICGGTNDLAQNTGYISLEHILDNIQSMAELARANGIRPVLCSVLPAGDFPWRPGLEPAQKIVRLNAMIRAYAEREGIPYVDYHTPMAAADGSMIAEYTYDGVHPTEAGYRVMERILPPVVERALSDK, from the coding sequence ATGCTGAAAAATCTTATCATCACCCTCGCCGCCGCCCTCACCGCCGCGACGGCCGCCGCACAGGCCCCGGCCGACTGGGCCAACTTCGGACGTTTCGAAAAGGAGAACGCCGCGCTGGCGGAGCATCCGAAAGTCGTTCTGATGGGCAACTCGATCACCGAAGGGTGGATCGCCAAGCGTCCCGACTTCTTCGCCGAAAACGGCTACGCGAGCCGCGCGATCAGCGGACAGACCACTTCGCAGATGCTCGTGCGCTTCCGCGCCGACGTCGTGGAACTGCATCCGCAGGTCGCGGTGATCTGCGGCGGCACGAACGACCTGGCGCAAAACACGGGCTACATCTCGCTCGAGCACATTCTGGACAACATCCAGTCGATGGCCGAGCTGGCGCGCGCCAACGGCATCCGGCCCGTCCTCTGCTCGGTGCTCCCGGCCGGTGACTTCCCCTGGCGTCCGGGTTTGGAACCGGCGCAGAAGATCGTCCGGCTCAATGCGATGATCCGCGCCTACGCCGAACGGGAGGGCATCCCCTATGTGGATTACCATACGCCGATGGCGGCCGCGGACGGTTCGATGATCGCCGAATACACCTACGACGGCGTGCATCCCACCGAAGCGGGGTATCGGGTGATGGAGCGGATTCTGCCGCCCGTCGTCGAACGGGCGCTCTCCGACAAGTGA
- a CDS encoding DUF5009 domain-containing protein — translation MNNRAYAVDILRGLAIVGMVLSGYIAWNPDLPAWLFHAQLPPPSFVFDASVAGITWVDLVFPFFLFSMGAAFPLSLGRRLNRGDPPRRIVVSILKRGLLLAFFAVALGNTGLWTLDAVLQRPVVSALVTMTVWGAFFAMFVRIPGFIPRQNGWLNAGGIAVLAVLMGVYRWLGVGVSVVRSDIIILILADVVVAGSLIWWLTRRNLWLRMGIVALIAALKLGAAVPGSWNEAVWNFSPVPWLFRTEFLQYLCIVLPGSVAGDLFARWLARGQQEERPALSGQIAAAGLTALLLAVNMWGLFTRTLTLNLVLTLALGAAAWMLLRKPRTGIESLLYRLFTTGFFWLLLGLAFESLEEGVKKDPATVSYFFITAGMASHVLLVTSVLLRKGRSRGGLLVLCGQNPMIAYTAAGYVVVPLLVFADRAVALPWLWGQCGCVMGVGRGVIVTLLMMLFTAAFTRSKIFWRT, via the coding sequence ATGAATAATCGTGCCTATGCCGTGGACATCCTGCGGGGACTTGCCATCGTGGGGATGGTCCTCTCGGGTTACATCGCCTGGAATCCCGACCTGCCGGCGTGGCTGTTCCACGCGCAGCTGCCGCCGCCGTCGTTCGTCTTCGATGCGTCGGTGGCGGGAATTACGTGGGTGGACCTCGTCTTCCCCTTTTTCCTCTTTTCGATGGGCGCGGCCTTTCCGCTCTCGCTGGGCCGCAGGCTGAACCGCGGCGACCCGCCCCGGCGGATCGTCGTCTCGATCCTCAAACGGGGCCTGCTGCTCGCCTTTTTCGCCGTTGCGCTCGGCAACACGGGGCTGTGGACGCTCGACGCCGTGTTGCAGCGTCCCGTCGTGAGCGCCCTTGTGACGATGACGGTCTGGGGCGCCTTTTTCGCGATGTTCGTGCGGATTCCCGGCTTCATCCCGCGGCAGAACGGGTGGCTCAACGCCGGCGGCATTGCGGTCCTCGCGGTCCTTATGGGCGTGTACCGGTGGCTGGGCGTCGGGGTGAGCGTCGTGCGGTCGGACATCATCATCCTGATTCTCGCCGACGTGGTCGTCGCGGGTTCGCTGATCTGGTGGCTGACGCGCCGCAACCTCTGGCTGCGGATGGGCATCGTCGCCCTGATTGCCGCCCTGAAGCTGGGCGCGGCGGTTCCGGGGTCGTGGAACGAGGCGGTGTGGAACTTCTCGCCTGTGCCGTGGCTCTTCCGCACGGAGTTTCTGCAATACCTCTGCATCGTGTTGCCGGGAAGCGTGGCCGGCGATCTGTTCGCCCGCTGGCTGGCGCGCGGGCAGCAGGAGGAGCGTCCGGCGCTTTCCGGACAGATCGCCGCCGCAGGGCTCACAGCGCTGCTCCTTGCGGTCAATATGTGGGGGCTTTTCACCCGTACGCTGACGCTCAATCTGGTGCTGACGCTCGCGCTGGGCGCGGCGGCGTGGATGTTGCTGCGCAAGCCCCGCACTGGGATCGAATCCCTGCTTTATCGACTGTTCACGACCGGATTTTTCTGGCTCCTGCTGGGTCTTGCGTTCGAATCGCTCGAAGAGGGCGTGAAGAAGGACCCCGCCACGGTGAGCTACTTTTTCATCACGGCCGGAATGGCTTCGCACGTGCTGCTGGTCACGTCGGTCCTGCTCCGAAAGGGCCGTTCGCGGGGCGGTCTGCTCGTCCTTTGCGGGCAGAACCCCATGATCGCTTACACGGCGGCGGGTTACGTCGTCGTGCCGCTGCTCGTCTTCGCGGACCGGGCCGTGGCGCTCCCGTGGCTGTGGGGTCAGTGCGGCTGCGTGATGGGAGTCGGGCGCGGGGTGATCGTCACCCTGTTGATGATGCTCTTCACGGCGGCCTTCACGCGGAGCAAAATCTTCTGGCGCACCTGA
- a CDS encoding DUF3408 domain-containing protein — MDSLKEKDNPAPNPAKRPRIEVDEELMRQMIAGQAPLDSEVVRRIPEPEEEDTNALEENTSETVSGASAPTAEKTGIDSTASTVKEHSGFRRKKLTLPDFERTFFAPVDCRNRSAIYVSTRTKHKVSEILHLLGNESTRLTALVDNMLRFVMDIYSGELNYLHEKKNNRRPF, encoded by the coding sequence ATGGATTCATTAAAGGAAAAAGACAACCCCGCACCCAATCCTGCTAAGCGTCCCCGTATCGAAGTCGACGAGGAACTGATGCGTCAGATGATCGCCGGACAAGCCCCTTTGGACTCGGAAGTCGTCCGCAGGATTCCCGAGCCGGAAGAGGAAGATACGAACGCTCTTGAGGAAAACACATCGGAAACGGTATCCGGAGCATCGGCACCGACTGCTGAGAAAACAGGCATAGACTCCACTGCGAGTACCGTAAAAGAACATTCCGGTTTCCGTCGGAAAAAGCTCACGCTACCGGATTTTGAACGCACGTTCTTCGCTCCGGTGGATTGCCGCAACCGCTCTGCGATCTATGTCAGTACCCGAACCAAGCACAAAGTATCGGAAATACTCCACCTGTTAGGGAATGAGAGTACAAGGCTTACGGCCTTGGTCGACAATATGCTGCGATTTGTCATGGACATTTACAGCGGTGAGCTGAATTATCTCCACGAGAAGAAGAACAACAGACGACCGTTTTGA
- a CDS encoding IS110 family transposase, with the protein MHYLYYVGLDVSKETFDASLVAFEDANEMAHRKFANSRKGICSCLHWVEKRHGIRLDDVIFCAEDMGSYISEMAVCASDRTLTFNFSLISPLVIKYSMGIARGKTDRVDARRIAEYAITHYRKIALYLPAEKELCQLRTWLILRAHLAKQRVAKLVLLEKLDYKEKFADVSIQRSMLQEEIAYAEIHMKTIEREMKELIAADSNICRNYKLLTSIKGVGPITAIVMLCSTLNFTKITDHRKFACYCGLAPFEHSSGTSVRGGCHTSSMANRDIKVQLNRSALIAIRCDPQLKAYYERKAAEGKHKFSVLNAVRAKIAARCFAVVRRGTPYVALQI; encoded by the coding sequence ATGCACTATTTGTATTATGTGGGTCTGGATGTGTCGAAAGAGACTTTCGATGCGTCTTTGGTCGCCTTCGAGGATGCAAACGAGATGGCTCACCGCAAATTCGCCAACTCCCGAAAAGGGATCTGCTCGTGTCTGCACTGGGTTGAGAAGCGGCATGGTATTCGGCTCGACGATGTGATTTTCTGCGCCGAGGATATGGGGAGCTACATATCCGAGATGGCGGTTTGTGCTTCCGACAGGACGCTGACTTTCAATTTTTCACTGATCTCGCCGTTGGTAATCAAGTATTCGATGGGTATTGCCCGTGGCAAAACAGACAGAGTGGATGCCCGGCGTATCGCCGAGTATGCGATCACTCACTATCGGAAGATAGCCCTTTATCTGCCTGCAGAGAAGGAGCTGTGTCAGTTGCGCACATGGCTGATCTTAAGGGCTCATCTGGCAAAACAACGTGTAGCGAAACTGGTGTTGCTCGAAAAATTAGACTACAAAGAGAAATTCGCGGATGTATCTATTCAACGTTCCATGCTCCAGGAGGAGATCGCGTATGCAGAAATTCATATGAAAACCATCGAACGGGAAATGAAGGAACTGATAGCCGCCGACAGCAACATTTGCCGGAACTACAAGCTGCTGACCAGCATCAAAGGTGTAGGGCCGATCACGGCCATTGTGATGCTCTGTTCGACGCTTAATTTCACCAAAATCACAGACCACCGCAAGTTTGCCTGCTATTGCGGGCTGGCTCCGTTCGAACATAGCTCCGGCACAAGCGTTCGCGGGGGATGCCACACATCGAGCATGGCGAATCGAGACATTAAAGTACAACTGAACCGCAGTGCACTGATTGCCATCAGGTGTGATCCGCAACTAAAGGCATATTACGAACGCAAAGCGGCTGAAGGTAAACATAAATTCAGCGTCCTGAATGCTGTGAGGGCCAAAATCGCCGCCAGATGCTTTGCCGTCGTAAGGCGTGGAACACCATATGTAGCGTTGCAGATATAA